AAAGGCGACTTTTGGGATCCCGCCACCGAAAGTTACTCATGTTTTAATTCTGGAGATAACAccaatataacattttttttaatgatataggaggtaaacgagcagacggatcacctgatggtaagcgattaccgccgcccatggacacccgcaacgccagaggggttgtaagtgcgctGCCGGCCTTTATGATGGTTCATTCCACAGtatagctgtgcgaggcagaaagtttctggagaaacgcactgAGGACTGTTAACCGtttaagtggtgaggatggaaatacGCAGCGCCAAAGAGTCAAGCTCTTCGTTGGATGTGGTACGGGGATACCCCTGCCCATAGATCAGAAGAATATTCCATGTGTGGGTGCACCTGCGCCTTACAAAGCTGCAGGCGGTGGGCCGGTGTGAACTGTCTCAATCTCCTGAGCACACTGAGCTTTTTTAAGGCCGATTTGGCCTTACTCTCTAAATAGCCGCGGAACTGGTCTTCACTCGAGATGTCGACGCCAAGGATTCCGATACCGGCTGTAGAAGTCAAGGGAGTGGTCTCAAAACGAGGTGACACGACaaacttttaacttttttgcggtaaacgcgcaaacttgtatTTTGGTAGGGTTAAAACGGACTAAGTCGACCCCACTCAGAGACTTCTGTTAGGGAAGTCTCAATTTCAAACACAGGTATACCAATTTATCGATGGAAATAATTTAGTGGTATGTAATATGGATGTAGACGGGGGCTACCAGTCGGCCCCTCAGGCTTCAAAGGGCTGCGGACGCGACGAGGGCGGGCGCGTTACATCTGCGTGCTGCAGCGCGGGCGCGGCAGCTCGAACACGTCGCCGTGCACGGAGCGCGCCAGCGCCTTGATGCTCGCCGCGATGTCGCAGGGCTCCTCCTGGGACACACGCCCGCCATCAATATGAAGCCTCGCCCTCAATTACAGGGAGCATTCGCCCATTATTTAGAGTGGTAGCATCAATCCTATAACTACTATTGGAGATGAACCGACTAGTCGGGAAAGCTGCCTATCCGGAGACATTtgtagtcggcgactagtcgtcAAATAATGCCGATTATTCGGCGCTTTTTGAGCGATGGAAAATGTGACattaaaagaaataatttataaaactgAATCGAGAATTAGCGTacacttatttttaatatttagcctgacgtttcgaacgtgaatTATGTCcatggtcacaggcagactggcaATGGCGGGAAATTGTATCTTCTAGCTGCGCGAATTAAGTAACTGTACGCGATTAACTCCCGATTCAGTTTTATAGATCATATAGGCAAGTGAAAAGGCACGTTGATGGGCAGCGAGCGCGCCAGGTGGAGGCTGGTGGCCCCGCTACACTATGCTGTACTGCAGGGACAGTACTCACGTCGGTGTCGGGCTCCCTGAGCGCGCGCTCGGCGGGGAACACGGGCACGTTGATGGGCAGCGAGCGCGCCAGGTGGAGGCTGGTGGCCCCGCTACACTATGCTGTACTGCAGGGACAGTACTCACGTCGGTGTCGGGCTCCCTGAGCGCGCGCTCGGCGGGGAACACGGGCACGTTGATGGGCAGCGAGCGCGCCAGGTGGAGGCTGGTGGCCCCGCTACACTATGCTGTACTGCAGGGACAGTACTCACGTCGGTGTCGGGCTCCCTGAGCGCGCGCTCGGCGGGGAACACGGGCACGTTGATGGGCAGCGAGCGCGCCAGGTGGAGGCTGGTGGCCCCGCTACACTATGCTGTACTGCAGGGACAGTACTCACGTCGGTGTCGGGCTCCCTGAGCGCGCGCTCGGCGGGGAACACGGGCACGTTGATGGGCAGCGAGCGCGCCAGGTCGAGGTTAGCGGCGCCACGCCCGCGTCCAATGTGGATGCCTTCGTCGTTGCTGACGTCCACTGCAAAATTACAATGTCACTTTctgagtataaaaaaaactgtcatcaATCCAAGTGTAATGTGTCCATCAAAAACAGGAGGACACTAAAGCTAATACCGGCCTTCCttacattttgaaatcaaaatacaaaatagccAATTGGCAGCGTTTCGTTAAAGGTATAGAGAATGGAGTCTATGTGACCGAAACCAGCAAAACGTCCCAcgttgtcgcttgccataaggacgagatttgcttgtatctttatacaatTAACCTGCTAAGGTATCcttatgacaagtgacaaattggGGCGTTTTGTCGGTTTCGGTCGCAAATTTTGACGTAACTTccgtatttcatacaaaaacggATTATTTTATGTTCGTCACCTCagtaagataattataatttttattatttcaaaaaggTTGGTTGACATTTCTTGGTaaatttgatggaatttaattaagAATTAGGGTTTAGTCTAGTACCGACTAATCTAGGAAACCGTTATCACAATAACACTCTTAACAAAACGTGGGTGGACCAAGTCTTCGCAACACAGACCAACAGGCGGTTTTTTGTGCTTAGCAACAAGATTTACGAATTTTCAACTAACGTGAACGATAGTAGAAAAATCTGTGAAAAATGGACGATGAAATAAATggttctctaaatcattgccGAAAATTGTTCTGTGCAAGGTCAGCGACCAATTATTTGCACAATTTCATTCTACTGAACGGCCACCTGGCAACTCAATACAATAAAcagtagagtcagaccacgataagttggcagcgattttgacagcccagacagtgtaagtgttattttaaacgttactATGATATTATGAAGTTTACTTACCACTAACACAGGCTGGgcttgggctatcaaaatcgctgttaacttagcttggtctaactctagatATGTTTTGGACATTAACTTAAAAAACCACTTTTTAAACCGCTACGTTTTAGGCAGCAAAATGACTTCGTAAGTCTAATACGACAGaacaaagtttatttttgtaagttaaCATCGTACGTCGGAAAAGTCGGTTCTGgctatggagggtagaggtaaggagaacaatctcttatagttccaaatttctccgatggcgctagggtagcacaaggacatgacatgaaatTATGGACATGGCGTACTCGGGCGAGGAAAGCGCAcacgccgcctcggccgaggcacgtctacactgaccgTTTTGTGCGTCAGGAAATTGCCTCGTgagtatgctcgctctgtgtggacccggctattgacggagtgaagtgcgctgtcaatgATTTGaagtcaaaaatttgtttgcgatgtattgtggcgccacatATTTAAGAGTTTTTGAAGGACACTTGTGCAAGAtgataatcttacacaaatcttGCATACTTAatgtttgaatttttatttgtaattaccATCAGAATCGTCGTAGTCATCCTGATCTGAGATCATGTGGTTGTGCGAGTCCATCCCTTCTATGTCGAAGATATCTTCTGCGTCCAACGAATCTTCTTCTGGCGGAAGGTCCCTGTTATGCTGTGAAATTGACATGTCCAATAATATTAACCCTTGGAGCGCAAATCAAAATTACGAAAACCattttaacttaattattattttaaaacctgacattttaaatttttttcatttttaatttattcttattagTGATGTTATGATTTGACAatgctttaaattaattacttaatgacttttaattattaatttttaaatgtttctgtttttattattatattgtgaaataagtaatgtatgggtcttgttatctgaaataaatgactaaataaaaataaatttagggttttttgatatttcacattTTTCATCGTGACAAGAAATGCCGACGCTGGGTAAAAGATGTAGATAGATATAGATAGGCACCGGGCGCGGGAGTGTGGGAGCTACAATTTTTCAGAGCTTAAGTGCAgagaatatttgtaaaatatgtcCACTGTGCATGttacaaggtttttttttttccttccacCAGTCCTGTTGTCTGTCTGTAAGTAATCAAATATGGCAAGTTACATTTTACCCCCTTCCCGGTTCCCAATGaagctcaaaatttgcatatgtATGTTCATATATAAGTTGGGTTacaatgcaataaatattatggtaccatcgagctgatctgatgatggagacaggatgtagccatgggaactctgtgataaaacaacgcaacctaattgtgattggtgttattagaattgtcttgatgagttaTAGTTGCCTGTGGCAAGAataatacagtcagcgataaaagtttgtatcaaatatgaaatttttgacaaaaaactttttGTGCCACTATTGTCTGAATCTGAACTGACAGACACATGTTTTTGCCACCTTGGTCCCATGGCCATAGCCCTAAAGACAGGCagtcatgtaaaatgtttatattaagtttatatttaaattttacgtCATCATTTACTCTGTGAATATTGGTGACCTAGAATACAAATGAAACAAagctactttattttatttggtaagCAGAGTGCAAAGTTTTGACAGCATTTTAATAAATGTGCTCCTGCTCTTTATTTAGAAATCAGTCTgcttatgatatatttttttcttttttaatattgtttttaagtagAAGCTTATTTTTGACCATTTTGTAGTTCAGGACGGCATGCAAGCAAGAGAAGCCAGGGTGCGTGGGTGTTGGAGGCCACAACTAAGTTCAACAGACTGTAGAGATCGCGTCATTCACGACCACGCGAGCCAGGACTCGTATTGTCGTCatgtttttattaaaggttacatttgacaaacTACGATATAAGAAGTTCCTTTAGTTAACACAGGCCTTTTTTAACAGGAGACAAAGGTTTCAGTGACTGCATTTTCCCTTACCTTAACAATattctgtgtattttttttggcaTCTTTGAATGAAGACAGTCTTCTTCTCTGAAGTGGAGGTAGCTGCGGTGAAGGAGGTCCATTGTCAAGAGAAGTGTCCACCCGGAAACCGTCTCCGTTCAGGCTATCTCGGGTTTTGCTTACAATACTGTAAATTCAAACATTGTTCTTTATTaaccttttaattaattattaataagcaTGCACTTGAAGGAGCTTAAGTGTATGTAGTTAAGGACCTGTATTTAGTCTGAAGTTAATTGTGCCATTGTGCTATGACAATTACACAGTTTATGTCTAAGTTAGATGCATGACAGTTTGTAGCATACTATAAACTTATATCATTATATGTGTCTGAactgaatacaatacaatttacatggtTAATGTTtgtaacacaatggaatcaatttACTTAAGACTATtctttttttgcaattcacccTCATATGAATGGCAGTAGtttattttgtcataaaaaaaaatcaatttgcTGAGGGTagctttttaatattatactaaataaatgttccattaagcgctggtggcctagcggtaagagcgtgcaacttgcaatccggaggtgcGGGTtcaaccctggctcgtaccaatgaatttttcggaacttaatgtacgaaatatcatttgatatttatcagtcacttttcggtgaaggaaaacatagtgaggaaacgggactaatcctaacaaggcctagtttaccctctgggttggaaggtcagatggcagtcgctttcgtcaaaactagtgcctacaccaaatctgggattagttgtcaagcggatcccaggctcccatgagccgtggcagaaagccgggacaacgcgaggaagaagactaaataaatattcctaAGAAAAGTAAGTTTAATAGGATAGACAAGGAATATTTGTCTAAGTATACCAACAACAACAGTaccttaattttaaaattaaataaggcaTCAAGAAACTAGCGTAATAGGTCAATGTACCTAGCTAATATCTTGTGATCCCTTTGTGCTCTGTCTTTGTATGCTTCAAACTCAGCATACTTTTGGTCTCGGAACTGCCTTACAGTTTCTTCAATGGCTTCAAGCTGCGACTGCAGGGTCTGCGTGAGCTGCTTGCTCAGTGTGCCGATGGCTTGCTGTGCTGGCTGCCAACCTTTCTTATCACTAACTATATTGTTTGTGTCCACATTCTCTTTCATGTCTAAGCTAGTTACTTCTGGCAcaagtaaattaaaaactgGAGAAAAATTGCTTGTCTtcttaagattatttattttctcttgTGTGGTCTGTAAGGAAACAGTTAACTAGTAACTAATAAAGTAGTACATGTAGCCTAGGTTTCAAATCACATAGTTTTACTATTTAAGATAAACAAAAAAGAAGCATTCTGAATTTgaaagcaaattaaaaaaaaaattatttttattgagtttCATACTAAAGCAAAAAGTATTAGCACTAcagcacagaataagtaatagtactaccaaTACAGAAAAggaacttcctacaaaactgaagtttgacagtgataCAGGGCCAACTCATGCTATcactttctaatgtatggcactatccctttcggttatttagggttgtcaaa
Above is a genomic segment from Cydia pomonella isolate Wapato2018A chromosome 4, ilCydPomo1, whole genome shotgun sequence containing:
- the LOC133517004 gene encoding uncharacterized protein LOC133517004 isoform X1, with translation MYFYLLDYFVQFTIVYFYTNLIIFDCCISVVMALCVCKCLNVTLGSDKVEDNVDIRKLELSPMEQRDIFFSEKLLSTPLNSLKSQVVQPALVYQRGVGRWTLHSCLACGLVTHAISQDRPSTVLIPKATQTTQEKINNLKKTSNFSPVFNLLVPEVTSLDMKENVDTNNIVSDKKGWQPAQQAIGTLSKQLTQTLQSQLEAIEETVRQFRDQKYAEFEAYKDRAQRDHKILASIVSKTRDSLNGDGFRVDTSLDNGPPSPQLPPLQRRRLSSFKDAKKNTQNIVKHNRDLPPEEDSLDAEDIFDIEGMDSHNHMISDQDDYDDSDVDVSNDEGIHIGRGRGAANLDLARSLPINVPVFPAERALREPDTDVSTVPAVQHSVAGPPASTWRARCPSTCPCSPPSARSGSPTPT
- the LOC133517004 gene encoding uncharacterized protein LOC133517004 isoform X2; translation: MALCVCKCLNVTLGSDKVEDNVDIRKLELSPMEQRDIFFSEKLLSTPLNSLKSQVVQPALVYQRGVGRWTLHSCLACGLVTHAISQDRPSTVLIPKATQTTQEKINNLKKTSNFSPVFNLLVPEVTSLDMKENVDTNNIVSDKKGWQPAQQAIGTLSKQLTQTLQSQLEAIEETVRQFRDQKYAEFEAYKDRAQRDHKILASIVSKTRDSLNGDGFRVDTSLDNGPPSPQLPPLQRRRLSSFKDAKKNTQNIVKHNRDLPPEEDSLDAEDIFDIEGMDSHNHMISDQDDYDDSDVDVSNDEGIHIGRGRGAANLDLARSLPINVPVFPAERALREPDTDVSTVPAVQHSVAGPPASTWRARCPSTCPCSPPSARSGSPTPT